Part of the Maridesulfovibrio sp. genome, GCAAATGGCCAGATCACGATTGATGACACAGGCGTCACCGTTGTGCTCGGTGAAGGAGATCTGGTCAAAGACGATTCCTATTCCTTCGTTGTCCGCTCGGCTATCGGTCCTATCCTGAAAGTAGGCCTCGGTCCTGACGTTACCGTTGCCGGGACCGTCACCCGTGCCGCGCAGGTTGTCCTGCAGATCGTAAAATCCGGCATTCGCAATGTTGGCCAGTATCGCCTTTCTACTGACGGAGGCGATAATTACAGCCCTTACCGTACAATTCCCATTGATGGTTATATTACCGTTGACGACACAGGTGTTGTCATTACCTGCCCCGCAGAGGCCTACACCGTTGGAACTGAATATCGCTTCGACTTGCTGGCACCGGTACCGACTATCTCAAGTGTTATCGATTCCCTGAGCCTTCCGCTTGAGAGGGTTGATCCTGAATTCGTCCATGTGTGTGGCCCGTCCGATTCGGTTGACTGGGTTGCCCTCGGATCACTGGCCGATGATCTTTGGAACCGACACCGCCCCACATTCTTTACCTGTGAATCCCGCCTCCCGCAGGACGGTGAGGATCTTAACGACTGGGTTACTGCGCTGAAAGCTGAACGCGACGGCGTGGCTCACCGTTTTGTATCGGTTTGCACAGCTTTCGGAGAAATCACAAACAGAACCGGATCAAGTGATCTGCGTAATGCAGGCGGCCTGCTTGTAGGTCGTATTCTTGAAGTTCCGGTGCAGCGTGATATCGGTCGGGTTAAGGATCAGGGAATTTCAGCCCTCAAGCTTCCCGACTCTTATGAAGAAAGCATGCAGGTAGAGCTTGAAAACGCTGGATTCGTAACCGCGACCATTTATGCCGGACTCGAAGCAGCGTACTGGGGCGATGCCTGCACACTGGCCGAAGACACATCAGATTATCAGTTTCTTGAAATTCTGCGTGTAGTTTTCAAGGCGGTTCGTCTTCTGAGAATTCAGGCTCTCAAATCCCTGAAGGACGAAGTCGGCGATCCAATTCTGGGTGCCGATGCTTCCGGTCTTGCCTATCTGAGATCCAATCTTGAAAACGCACTCGACACCATGACCAAGGCCAAGCCCAAGGAGCTGGCCGGTTACGTTATTGCCATTCCTGATGGTCAGGACATCGTCAACAACGGTGTGGCCGTCGAGTCCGAACTGATAGGTATCCCCATTATCAAAAAGATCAAGCTGTTCGCAAATTACGTTTATGCAGGCAGCAAGTTTGATCCGCGCCTGGCGGCGTAAGGAGCGTTTATGTCCGAGATCAAAATTAACGGGCTTAACTACGACTGGCCGTCAGTCAGTGTAACCGGACCTAACGGTGTTTTCATCGATATCACTGAGGTCAACTG contains:
- a CDS encoding DUF2586 domain-containing protein, yielding MPRNDVFEYIVDGTSGLVPGDVSGKVLIAGVCSKGQVGKIYYLGKRSDLSGLLGAGPLVDRLQDVFTACGQDATVLAVPVSGSPAGYIGELEHTGTGPDASTSGIAAGNADVVILVTDAGAPGVAKAKVSKDGGTSFDATAVVPANGQITIDDTGVTVVLGEGDLVKDDSYSFVVRSAIGPILKVGLGPDVTVAGTVTRAAQVVLQIVKSGIRNVGQYRLSTDGGDNYSPYRTIPIDGYITVDDTGVVITCPAEAYTVGTEYRFDLLAPVPTISSVIDSLSLPLERVDPEFVHVCGPSDSVDWVALGSLADDLWNRHRPTFFTCESRLPQDGEDLNDWVTALKAERDGVAHRFVSVCTAFGEITNRTGSSDLRNAGGLLVGRILEVPVQRDIGRVKDQGISALKLPDSYEESMQVELENAGFVTATIYAGLEAAYWGDACTLAEDTSDYQFLEILRVVFKAVRLLRIQALKSLKDEVGDPILGADASGLAYLRSNLENALDTMTKAKPKELAGYVIAIPDGQDIVNNGVAVESELIGIPIIKKIKLFANYVYAGSKFDPRLAA